The following DNA comes from Tunturibacter psychrotolerans.
GCACCCTCTTCGTGCTGGCGTGTCTTCTCTCGGCGTTCAACAGTATTCGCCACGGCGGATGGACCTGGAGGCTGGCATGCTTTTTCGCCGCCATCTGCGCCGGCCTCTCACACGAACTCGGCATCTTGATCCTTACCCTTTTGCTTCTGCTCCTACTTCTTATCGAAGAGCAGCGGTCGAAGAATTTCTTCATAACCCTGGCCACCGTCGCTCTTGCCGCCTTCGCCGTCGAAGCCGCCCGTTTCAGTGTCAAGGTAAAGTCCTTCTCTGGAATTGCATCTTTCAAATGGGCGAGCCTCGTGCTGTCGAAGTACCTTGCTCTCACACTCTTTCCTCTGCGCATGAGTGTTGAGCGCTCCACCTTCTCCTCCCCGGGCCAGTCGCAATCGTGGTCGCTTGCCGTAATCGTCTGCATCGTACTTACATTCGGCTACGCGGTGCTCCGACGTCGGAATCATCCCGCTCTTCTCGGCGGTCTCACGTGGTTCCTTATCTGCATCGCACCTTTCATCGTGCTCACGAACTATCAAGGACTGGCGGAGCGGTTCGCCTACCTCGCCTCCATCGGAATCGTTGCAGCTATCATTGCCGGCTGCTCCATACCGAACCAGCCTCGCCTGCGCAACGTACTCGCGGGCGCCGTCGCGTTATGGGCGGTGTGGAATCTCTATAGAACCACCACGAGGGTTGCAGATTGGGCCGACCCAATGCAGCTCTTCGCCCACTCGTTGCAGGCGACGCCGCAAAGCCCATCCCTTCACTACAATCTCGCCTACTCGCAGAAGGTGAAAGGCGATCTTCATGCAGCGCTCGATGAATACCAGCGCACCATTCAACTCGACAGCAACTATCCCCATGCGTACGCGAGCCTGGGCGATGTATACCTCCAGCTCGGATCGTTCAAAGAAGCTCAAACAGCCTACAAGCAGGCCTTGGTGCAGGCTCCCGATGACATTCCAACACTCCTGAACAGCGGCACGGTGGATCAGAGTATCGGCGCGATGAGTGAGGCTGAGGCCACCTACCAGCGGGTCTTGAAACTCGACCCCTCCAGCAGTGCCGCTCATGTAAACCTCGGCGTCCTCTATATGAAGGAGAATCGATCGAACGACGCCGCGCATCAATTTACGATAGCCATCGATCAAAAGACCAAAGACCCGATTCCTTATTTCAACCTTGCGGTGCTGTATCAGCAGTCAGGCCACCCTGATCAGGCCCTCACTCTCTACAAAAGAGTTCTTGAGCTGAAGCCGAACGATGAAGACACACTCGAAAATATCAAGGTCCTCGAACAATCGCACTAACGCTCCCGCAACATTCGGTGCGAAAAAAAATGCGATACTCAGATGAAACTAAAGCAGATCGGGAATAAAGAAAACAATGGACGCCCCTGGCGAACTCAACGAAATTGTTCTTCCGCAGACTGTGGTTGGTCCGCTTACGCGGTCGGCGATCTTTCTGGTGCTATGCGCCCAACAGGACGAAGATGTTTACACGCGCCTGCGCGACTTTTGCGCCGGTCTTTCCGGGCTGATTCGCGCGGTGGAGTTTCGCGACGTAGAGGCGGGCCTCACGTGCGTCGCCGGCTTCGGGTCGGATATATGGGACAAGCTCTTCGGAGCGCCTCGTCCCGCTGAGCTTCATCCGTTTCGTAGGATTTGCTCTGGCGGGCGAGATGCCGTCTCCACGCCAGGAGACATTCTCTTCCACATTCGCGCCAAACGCATGGATCTCTGCTTCGAGCTGGCGACGCAGATCATGGATAGCATCGGAGATATAGTCTCGGTCGCCGATGAGGTGCACGGCTTCCGCTACTTCGACGATCGCGATGTGATCGGCTTCGTCGACGGAACGGAGAATCCACGAGGCGATGCGGCGCGCGAGGCAGCGGTCGTCGGCAGCGAAGATCCGGCCTTCACAGGCGGCAGCTACGTCATCGTGCAGAAGTACCTCCATGACTTGAAGGCGTGGAATTCGCTCCCGATCGAGATGCAGGAGCGAATCATCGGCCGCCGCAAGCTCTCGGACATAGAACTGAGCGACGCGGAAAAGCCCGCAAATGCGCACAACGCGCTCACCAACATCGAGGAGAACGGACGTCAGCTTCAGATTCTGAGAGACAACATGCCGTTCGGCCGTCCCGGCCACGGTGAATTCGGAACGTATTTTATCGGCTACAGCCGCACGCCGCGCGTCACCGAGACCATGCTGGAAAACATGTTCGTGGGCCGGCCACCCGGAAACTACGACCGGCTTCTCGACTTCAGCCGCCCCGTGACCGGCAGCCTATTCTTCGTGCCATCTGCAACATTTCTCGACAACGTCACGCCCGACGCGCCCGTCGCAGCGGAAGATGCAAAAGCACCGTCCACCGAACCGCCTTCGTCGCCACCTTCACCGGCACCCGGCGACGTGCACGACACATCACTCAGGATAGGATCACTAAAGGGAGAGAAAGATGAATAACCTCCATCGGGAGCTGGCACCGATCTCTGACGCGGCATGGGCAGAGATTGAAGAAGAGACGACGAGAACACTGAAGCGGTATCTGGCCGGGCGACGCGTTGTGGATGTTCCTTCGCCGGGAGGGGTCGCTTTTCCTGGAGTCGGGACCGGACACCTGAAGAACATCTCCGCTCCCGCAGAAGGCATTCTCGCAAGACAGCGTGAGGTGAAGCCGCTGGTGGAGCTGCGTGTTCCGTTCGAACTGTCACGTCAGACGATCGACGATGTGGACCGCGGCTCCGATGACTCTGACTGGCAGCCTGCGAAGGACGCCGCGAAGAAGCTAGCCTTCGCCGAAGACCGGGCTATCTTCAACGGATACCATGACGCGGATATCCAGGGCATCCGCGAAGGCACCAGCAACCCCATCGATACCCTACCCACAGATGTGCGGGACTATCCGGATGCAGTGGCGCATGCGCTGAGCCAACTGCGGTTGATGGGCGTCAACGGGCCCTACTCAGTCGTGCTGGGAGCCGAGGAATACACAGCGCTCGCCGAAACCCGCGATCACGGATATCCCGTGCTCGAGCACGTGAAGCGCATCGTAGACGGCAACCTGATCTGGGCGCCTGCGATTGAAGGCGCATACGTCCTGACGACGCGAGGCGGCGACTTTGAGTTGAACCTGGGGCAGGATGTTTCGATCGGCTATCTCAACCATACCGATTCCGCCGTGCAACTGTATCTTCAGGAGACTTTCGTCTTCCGCGTGCTCACCAGTGAAGCTTCAGTCGCGCTGTCGCCGTCCAAGAAATCTTCTTGATCGGAGATATGGCCACGCGCAGGAGCAATGGGAAAATAGGCATAGCGGAACCAATGCCCATTTGTCAGTGCTCATCTGCCAAGTGTCCGAGGAGCCGACTTCCAAGATAAGTCTTTGTCAAGCGGGGCCAGGATTTCGGGTCGCGCTCAAGAGAGCGCCTGGTTGTTCGGCTGGGCTGTTCATCAACTCGCGTTTGTGCCTCTCGGCGGTTCCTGCGTATAACGCAGAACCAGACATCCATTCGCTGTATCAGTCATTTGGACCGTCACAGAAGATTGAGTGAGTGTTTCCTGCCAGTCCCGAAACATTTCGAAGGAGGCATCGGGAGCGTAGTTCCGTCGCCCAGTCGGCTTCTGCCGGACCAGCAGCTTACGGTAACGCAACGTTCTGCGTCGCTCACGAACCTCGCTGGAGACCACATAGCACTCAGGCAGGAAGTCGAACCGAAGGCAGTCGCAGATCTTGCTGGCATCGATGCGATCGTTCTTCTTCTTGGGCCGCAATGGCCCGCAGCATCAGCGGATGCGCAACCTTCACGGCTGCCCGCATGAGGCAGCAGGTGATCATAGATCCAGCCCGGTGAACATGGTCACTTCCATGGCCACGGTCCAGGGCGTCGGCCAGTTCTTTATCTACTCGTCGAGCTGTGCTCTCGTCGCAGCAACAGTCCCCTCAGAAAAGACCGTGCCACTCACGTCCTTCACGCAATAGCTGATCGTCTCCCTTGTGGATGTCTAACCCGATGATGGGCATACTGGTCACGAGGAGCCTCCTTGGATGTCTCTGAATCAGCGGGTCACCGCTGAGTTCAGCCCTTGTACATCAAATGCTCCTCAAACCCCCCGATTTATCCATCCAAACATGTCGGTCATGTGAATCGCCCAGGTTGGCGACCATCGACGGCAAAGGCATGCACATGAAGATCGGATGTCGCGGCCGTCTCCAGAACTACCTGCAAAGTCTGCTTTCTATGAGCAGGTTATTTACGTCAAGGGGTTTTCCGTTTCTCTTTCCTAGCGTAGAAGTTGCTCCTGTTGTTCTGTAGTTCGTCCGCATATTGTTCTCCACCGTGTTTATATTCGCACTTAAGTGAGCCGCTAAGCCCTGTGTCGGTTGGGTCAGAAGGAGAAGGAGATGCTGCCAGTTTTCGGTCGGCCTCGTTCAGAGCCTAACCCGACACGCAATCATCGGGACGCGGGGCAGTCACAAGAATTCGACATGATCTCCTTCCTCAGTCTGCTACTCCATGGAACGGGAGGGATGGCTCCTGGGTGATCCAGATGCGATGAAGCAGTACTGCCAGCTTGCGAGCGACGGCGACGATGGCCCGATTGCGGGACTGCTTGCCTCCGCGCGAGACCAGATGCAGACCCCACTGTCGTAAGCTGGAATCTCTTCCGTGCGGTCCGAGAACGCGGTTGGCGCCCTCGACAAGCAGAGTGCCTAAGCAGATGTTGTCAGCTTTGGTGATTCCGAGCTGCGCTCTCGATCCCTGGACTGGCTGCGTTTTGGCCGCAGGCCGAGGTAGCAGCCGACATCGCGACTTCGCTGGAACCGTTCTTTGGAACCCAGCGTCAGAAGATAGGTCAGTGCCGTGAGCTGGCCAACGCCGCAGACCTTGATCGGAGCCTGCGTTTAGGTGCACTCCGTCTCCGTAAGCCGCTGGATCAGTCGGTCATTGTGCTTGATCTTCACCGTCATCGTGGCGATCTGTTCGAGGACAGGGCCGAGTGCCTGAACTAGACTTGACGGCAGCACTGCCATGCACCGCTTGGCGAAGCACAACGTGGACGATGCCGGAAGTCGGTAGCCGCAGGATCTTCGGATCGAGTCGTGCGTAGCGCGCCAACTTCTCCACGTCCACCTGATCGCTCTCCCGATCACTGTGCGAGATCGCCCGCAGCTCCCTCACGTTCGCCACGATTACTTCGTGACCCAGCTCCTCAAGCTGTTCGCTGATCCATATCGAATGGGTTCCCGCTTCCATCGCGATCCGTACTCGAGGCAGATCGGTAAACCTCTTCTCGACTCCCGAGGGACTGGTACGAAATCGGCCCCGGCCCACTACTTGTCCATCTTCGTTGAGCGTGCAGTAATGGCTCCACGTGTTCCGTCAGATCACGCAGGTCGCGGATCACCGGAGATAGAACATAGCTGCCACGCACCAGACCATGGCGGAGCAACTCGACGATCCGCTGGTAGTCCATCATATCGGTCTTACGGTCGGGGATCGCCTTGATGTGCTGAGCGTTGGCAAGCGCCATATGGTAGTGCTCTTCCAGCACGTTCCAGACAGGCTTCTAATAAACGCCTGTCGACTCCATAGCGACAGGTCAAACGTCAAAGCTTCTGAGCCACTCAGCCGGTTCACGCAGGTCTCGCGTTGTGCAACCGAAGCGACGAAGATGTTTCTGCCCTGAAGCTCATCCCTGAAACGCTCAGAGATGAAGAACAAACAATTTCGGAGAGTGTCCGTGCTGATAGGCGCATCGAGCATTTTGAGACACAACGTCTCACCAAGAGCAAAGATGAGCAAGGCCAGGTGATCGGCGGCTCGAAGCTCGGTCACACTAGAGTAGCTGCGTCAACTTCAGACATAGGCTGTACCTCCATAAACTTTCGCGTGCGGATCTAGGACATCGCAAGTTTTCGATTGAAAGACACCTTCACTTCAGATCATCCCTGACCAGGTAAGTCTTCGGCGAGTTCATGTGGAGGAGGAGCGCTTCGCTCCGGCGAAAGCAGATGGTGCGGTGCATGGTCTTCAAGGATCTCGGCATCCATTGTCCGATTTGACGACGGTTGCATGCTTCGCTGCTGCATGTGGTGTCGGACGATTGAGGACGTCTTCGTTAGACGCGTCCGGGAGCTATGTTTGAGGCTACAACTTTCGTATCCTTGACCGTCCCCAAATGTAACCATAGTCTTCGTTTGGCTTAAAGATTTTGAAACCTTATTCGGCCGAAGATGAGGTTTGCTTCGGCTTGCATGGATTACAAACTTGCGGCTGCGAAAGGCAGTGAGGTAAAGCCTTTGAGCTCTCTTCAAAGTCATTCCATGAGTGTGGTTTTATCGATCTGGTGAGATTCCACAGTACTTGAGTGCCGCAATCACGCAGTTGCAGCCGTCTTTGCCAGTTGATCTCTCGTTAGCATCACCAAGCCAGGACCGTCTTGTCCCTATTTGCATAGTGTTGCGCATTCCCTAGTTGTTTTACTCCAACAAGTAACTGTTGGTTAGAGGTAGAGTCCGGGCAATCGCATCCGGTGAAAGAGGAATTGAATGTCTAGCCTGTACGAAGTTGTCGAAAGCCCCTCCTGTTCGATTGTGATATTTGCAAATCCAGAACTCAGTTCTCAAACTTGTAAGAATCGACATCTTCCCAGCCGCTTTGAAAGTGCTGCCAGGCCACTCCTCTTTCTGATGATGGTTCTTTTTTTTGTGGCTACGTTCTGTTCGCGCAGGTCGGACGCGCAACAGGTGGAGGCTACGTTGCCATTGTCGCAGCGACTTACGATTAATTTATCGGCTGGGGTTCCGGAGTATGTTGGCGACGCTGCGTCGGCCTCGAATGCACCGCAAAGTCAGTGGTGGTTTGAAAATACGAAGAACTCAGCGACGTATGCGACGGCGAGTTTTGTGGAGAGCACGGATCCTGCGTGGCGGCAGGTTGGGCTGCCCTATGACGCGAACGTACCGCGAACGTTTATTAATCAAGACTCGGGGGGCGGGGCAGGCTCTGATACGGGGCAGGAAAACTGGTATCGGCTGCACTTCAAGGTGGATCCGAAGTATGCGGGCCAAAAGTTCCTGCTGAATCTTGAAGGAGCGCACACCGGAGTACAGGTTTTTAGCAATGGTGTGTTGTTGCCAGGTATCAGCGCGGTGGCTGCTGATTCGCAGGCGACGCACGTGATTGGATTTGTTCCGGTGGTCGTTGATCTGACGCCGTATCTAAAGGCCGACGGGACTACCGACAATGTGATTGCGATTGATGTGTCGAGAGGGGATTCGTGGTTTGAGACGCCGCAGTTCTCGAACTCCTTTCGTTTCGGCCAGGATATGGCTGGGTTGTTCCGCAATGTGTTTCTGTATGTAACCAACCCGGTGCATATTCCGTTGAACGTGTACTCCAACACGAAGACCTGGGGGACGTATGTTGGCACGGTCTCCGAGGTGCCGGCCGCGGAGGGCACGGCGACAGCGGCTTCGGCGGTAGTCGAGGTGCAGACGAACGTTGTCAACGAGACGGCGACGGCCCAGCAAGTCACGTTGACAACGCAGATTGTGGATGCGACTGGAAACGTAGTGGTGACTGCGCCGCCGGTGACGCAATCGGTGGCGGCGATGATTGCGAGCACGTTTCCGTCGACGCAGACGCCGATGTTCCAGCAGTTGATTACGGTGCCGAATCCAACCCTGTGGTATCCGAATAACTCGATCTACGGCAAGCCATATATGTACAAGGTCTACCACATCGTCAGTGTGAACGGCGTGGTGGTGGATTCATTCCAGAGCCCGCTGGGAATTCGAACGATTACATGGGATGCGAACTTCCCTTACTTCAATGGCCATGCGATGTATCTGTGGGGCGGCTCGAGCCGGTACGACTATCCGGCGCTCGGCTCCTCGGTTCCGGATGAGCAGTGGTGGCGTGACATGGCGCAGATTGCGGCCCAGGGCGGCAACGTCTGGCGGCCGGGCCACTCGACCAGCAGTGAAGAGATGGTGGAGGCGGCCGACGCGTACGGCATCATGATCGACCAACCCAGCGGAGATGGCGAAGGCCATTGGAATGCCTCCTCCAACCCGTCGGCGGATGATCTTCAACTAAAGCAGGAGGTGCATCGCGACATGATTATCCGCGATCGCAGCCATCCTTCGATTCTGGACTGGGAGGAAGACAACGGTGGCATGAATCAGCCGCTGGCGAATGAGCTTGCGTCAATCGAGACGTCGTGGGACAACATTAATCCGCGGGTGCAGTCCGATCGCACCTACTCGCCTTCGTACGCCTTTATGGGCGAGTGCGACGGTGCCGGCTGCGAGACGGGGGTCAAGAATCAGAATCCGAATAACCCGTCTTTTGGTGCCGAGTACTGGGACAATATGGGCACAGGGCGCGGGACCCAGACGGGCACCGGAGCCAATACGGTCTACGCGTACGACTATGAGCTGGCGTTTGCTGCGCCGTACCTGGACGATTGGCGCCAAGGCAAAGCTGCGAATGCCTTTGGGATGGCACAGTGGTACTTTGCCGATACGCCGGGAGAAGATAGTCTTTGGGCGGAGTTTCAAAATCAGCCTGCGATGCAGCACTTTGTGCGTTCGCTTGGTTACTCGTCGGTCGATCAGAACCGTTTCCCGCGGCTGCTGTACTACATCTACCAGGCAAACTGGGTTCCTTACGCGATCCAGCCAGTGGTTCACCTGGCGCATCATTGGAATCGCGCCTACGAGTACACCCCGGGCACTCCGATTCAGGTGAACGCGTTCAGCAACTGTCCCTCGGTTCGCCTGTTGATTAGCGGCGTGGCCAAGGATCCGGTGACGGGAGCGATCCTCGCGGATCAGGTTCCCAATCCCTGGAACATCAACTCGCACGCCGATCTGAGTCAGAGCAGCACTGTGATGCCTGGCCAGGTTCACTGGATGGTGAACTGGGCACCGGGCACGGTGACGGCCGAGTGTCTGGACACGAATGGCAATGTGGTTCCGGGTGTGACCCACTCGGTGACGACGGCAGGAGCTGAGAACAAGATAGTCCTTAGCGTTGTTCCAGAGGTAGTCAAGCCAGACGGGACAAGCTTCCAGTGGACCTCGAATGGTTCTGACGCGGCCTTTGTAAAGGCCGAGGTGCAGGACGCAAACGGCAATGTCGTACCGACCGCAGCGGACAATGTCACCTTCACGGTGTCCGGGCCAGCTACGTACATGGGCGGCACACAGCAGCTTGTTGCGGATCCCTCGTGGACCACTTATTACCAGGATGCGTTTTCGAAGCAGCACAGTAACGACATTAACGGAGAGCCGTACGTATTCTTTCACGCGCCCGGCGACCCGGAGCTGAACTTTGAAGGAGGATTGCAGAAGATCGCGCTGCGCAGCACCTTCACACCCGGAACTGTGACGGTGACGGCGACGGCGCCGGGGCTTGTAAGCGGCAGCGTTCAACTGACTTCAGTTACGCCAGCGGCTCCTCCTCAGTCGCAACCGCCGGCGATCATCGTGCCTCCGGTCGACACGGCAGTAACGGCGGGTCAACCTGCAACTTTCACTGTTGCGGCCAGCGGCTCCGGAACGCTCAGCTACCAATGGGCTGTGGCAGGAAGCGAGGTCACGGGACAAACCAGCCCGACCTTGACCATACCGGCGACTACTATCGCCCAAAACGGCGAGAGTGTCACAGTTGCGATTCACAGCAACTTTGGCGACGTTACCTCGACTCCGGTCACGCTGACCGTGGACGCGGCGGCCGGCGTCGCCATAACGACGCCACCTGCCGCGCAGACCGTCGTCGTCGGACAGTCGGCGACCTTCACCGTAGCTGCGACTGGTTCCCCGCAGCTCAACTACCAGTGGTTTCAGAATGGCGTGCAGGTCCAAACCGGTCCGCAGCCCAGCTACACCACGCCCATCCTGACGGCCGTCGGTACGGCCAACATTGATGTCGTCGTCAGCAATCCCGTTAACCAACTTCAATCAGCAACGGTGACGCTCACCGTCAACGCTCCGGTGCCGGTAACTATCACCACGCCACCTGCCAATCAGATCGTTGCGGCCAATCAGCCGGTGCAGTTTACCGCCGTGGTCGCGGGCTCTGCGCCCTACACGTATCAGTGGCAGTTCACTCCCAAAGGCGGCTCGGCGACCATCCTTCTCAGCAACACGCAGAGCTCCAACATCATCACCTACACGATCCCCACCATGAGTACGGCCAATGTCGGCGCATACACGGTGACGGTCAACAACGCCGCTGCCGCTCCGGTCACGAGTGCAGCAGCGCAGCTGACGCTTGCGCCTCCAGGCGTCAATCTCGCACTGAATAAGACAGCAACTTCCAGCTCCTCACAAAACGCATGCAGGGATACAACGACAACGCCACCACTTTCTGGCACGGGTTGTCTGGGAGCGGAGAACGCCGTCGATGGCAACCTGAACACCCGCTGGGGATCGGCGACCGCGGGTGCGCCTCCAACAACTTCTGTCCCAGGCGTCGATCCTTCCTGGCTGCAGGTGGATCTTGGATCCGGGCAGTCCTTCAACACGGTGATCATTAATTGGGAGAATGCCTACGCGGCGCAGTACCAGATTCAGTACACCAATGATGATCCTTCGACCAATCCGACGTGGAACGTGGCAACCACCAACAACTCTGGCGTGGGCGGCACCGAGACCCTCACCTTTAGTACCGTTCAGGCACGCTATATCCGGATATTAGGGACGGTGCGAAGCGGTAACTTCGGCTACTCGATCTTCGAGTTCCAGGTCTACAACGTCCCTAATTGCGGAGGCCCGACCGAGCGCTATACCGTCAGCTCTGCCAACCCCTTACTGGTGATGGACAACGTGCTTGGTCTGACCTGGACCCGCACCATCCAGACCGATAGCGCGATTGGTTCGCAGTTCACCGGTGTCAGTGCTGCTACCTATTGCAAGAGCATCAATATGCGCATTCCCACGCAGGCGGAAGCGCTTGGCATCAGCGGCAACAACAACGCGTCCTGCGCCTTCCCGGGTACTTGGAGCACATGGACCTCCACCGTGGATCCGAACGATGCGACCGAGACCGCGATCGTCAACTTTGACGGTAGTAGCACCTTCAACGTAACCAACAACTTTCCCGGCGCTACCCTCTGCACTGAGGCCACCGGCTCGGGTACGTCAGGAACTCAGGCTCCCGTCATCGAAACAGACCCGCAATCCACGAAGGTAGCCGTAGGAGAAGCAGCAACGTTCACGGTAGTTGCTGCCGGTACGCCGACGCCAAGTTATCAATGGCTCAGGAACGGAACCGCAATCGCTGGCGCGACGGACGCTACCTATACCACGCCGCCAACCATCGCTACTGATAACGACTCGTCTTTCAGGGTGTCGGCTACCAACGGAAGTGGCACTGTAACCAGCAACTCCGCTGTCCTCACTGTGACCAACAACTCCACCGGCGGCGGAGGTACCGGCGGCAGTTGCAGTGCGATACCAACTACACCAGGAATGCCGGCAGCGATTGCGACCTCTCCGAGCCAGATCTCTCTGACCTGGGGTGGCAGCATGGCTGGATCGGCCTGTCCGGTGAGTTACAACGTGTATCGCAGCACGACCGCCGGGTTCACGCCTGCAGTGAGCAATCAGGTGAATACGTCCCAGACCGGTACCGCGTTTACAGACCGGGGACTGACAGCAGCGACAACCTACTACTACATTGTGGAGGCGGATGACACTGCGGGCGCCTCGGCTCCTTCTGTACAGGTCAGCGCGCAGACGCTGGCCCCGACGTCATGCACCAGTGTTCCAAAAGCACCGACGGGGTTGACGGCTGCTGCGACTTCGTCCAGCTCCATTGGACTGAACTGGACGGCAGTGACCGCACCGACTAACTGCTCGGTCGCCTCTTACAACGTCTACGGCGGCACAACCGCTGGCTTCACTCCGTCTGCGACTAATCTGCTTGCTGCCGGAG
Coding sequences within:
- a CDS encoding immunoglobulin domain-containing protein is translated as MMVLFFVATFCSRRSDAQQVEATLPLSQRLTINLSAGVPEYVGDAASASNAPQSQWWFENTKNSATYATASFVESTDPAWRQVGLPYDANVPRTFINQDSGGGAGSDTGQENWYRLHFKVDPKYAGQKFLLNLEGAHTGVQVFSNGVLLPGISAVAADSQATHVIGFVPVVVDLTPYLKADGTTDNVIAIDVSRGDSWFETPQFSNSFRFGQDMAGLFRNVFLYVTNPVHIPLNVYSNTKTWGTYVGTVSEVPAAEGTATAASAVVEVQTNVVNETATAQQVTLTTQIVDATGNVVVTAPPVTQSVAAMIASTFPSTQTPMFQQLITVPNPTLWYPNNSIYGKPYMYKVYHIVSVNGVVVDSFQSPLGIRTITWDANFPYFNGHAMYLWGGSSRYDYPALGSSVPDEQWWRDMAQIAAQGGNVWRPGHSTSSEEMVEAADAYGIMIDQPSGDGEGHWNASSNPSADDLQLKQEVHRDMIIRDRSHPSILDWEEDNGGMNQPLANELASIETSWDNINPRVQSDRTYSPSYAFMGECDGAGCETGVKNQNPNNPSFGAEYWDNMGTGRGTQTGTGANTVYAYDYELAFAAPYLDDWRQGKAANAFGMAQWYFADTPGEDSLWAEFQNQPAMQHFVRSLGYSSVDQNRFPRLLYYIYQANWVPYAIQPVVHLAHHWNRAYEYTPGTPIQVNAFSNCPSVRLLISGVAKDPVTGAILADQVPNPWNINSHADLSQSSTVMPGQVHWMVNWAPGTVTAECLDTNGNVVPGVTHSVTTAGAENKIVLSVVPEVVKPDGTSFQWTSNGSDAAFVKAEVQDANGNVVPTAADNVTFTVSGPATYMGGTQQLVADPSWTTYYQDAFSKQHSNDINGEPYVFFHAPGDPELNFEGGLQKIALRSTFTPGTVTVTATAPGLVSGSVQLTSVTPAAPPQSQPPAIIVPPVDTAVTAGQPATFTVAASGSGTLSYQWAVAGSEVTGQTSPTLTIPATTIAQNGESVTVAIHSNFGDVTSTPVTLTVDAAAGVAITTPPAAQTVVVGQSATFTVAATGSPQLNYQWFQNGVQVQTGPQPSYTTPILTAVGTANIDVVVSNPVNQLQSATVTLTVNAPVPVTITTPPANQIVAANQPVQFTAVVAGSAPYTYQWQFTPKGGSATILLSNTQSSNIITYTIPTMSTANVGAYTVTVNNAAAAPVTSAAAQLTLAPPGVNLALNKTATSSSSQNACRDTTTTPPLSGTGCLGAENAVDGNLNTRWGSATAGAPPTTSVPGVDPSWLQVDLGSGQSFNTVIINWENAYAAQYQIQYTNDDPSTNPTWNVATTNNSGVGGTETLTFSTVQARYIRILGTVRSGNFGYSIFEFQVYNVPNCGGPTERYTVSSANPLLVMDNVLGLTWTRTIQTDSAIGSQFTGVSAATYCKSINMRIPTQAEALGISGNNNASCAFPGTWSTWTSTVDPNDATETAIVNFDGSSTFNVTNNFPGATLCTEATGSGTSGTQAPVIETDPQSTKVAVGEAATFTVVAAGTPTPSYQWLRNGTAIAGATDATYTTPPTIATDNDSSFRVSATNGSGTVTSNSAVLTVTNNSTGGGGTGGSCSAIPTTPGMPAAIATSPSQISLTWGGSMAGSACPVSYNVYRSTTAGFTPAVSNQVNTSQTGTAFTDRGLTAATTYYYIVEADDTAGASAPSVQVSAQTLAPTSCTSVPKAPTGLTAAATSSSSIGLNWTAVTAPTNCSVASYNVYGGTTAGFTPSATNLLAAGVTGTSYSNTGLAASTTYYYVVEAVDGDGASTASNQSSAMTAAGSAPATPDFALGVSAASLTVNAGSSGTETVTLTPQNGFTPTATVNLTCSDLPSDATCSFSPTTVTSTGNMVSTLTVNTTTASSTAGYKSGPLFPGSVLAVALYLFGRRKRRGLQLMLLAVSVACLTLLTGCGVQPPPPQMATSMITVTASTGSLNHTTTFSLIVETPNLPPGSAELHNNLGPLFPGAMLAVALCFFSRKRRYPVQLMLAMCAFGVALFSGCGGGASTGGPSTGGSQTEPPTKPTITVPPASITVTTGQTATFSVTAAGTAPLTYQWQSSGGSISGATAATYTTSPLTTQNSGNSFAVVVTNAAGSTTSPTATVTVTAGGSTGCSAAPNIPGSLVATANSSSQIGVSWSVGFAGSSCTISYNVYRSTTSGFTPTSSNQIASGQTATSFTDSGLTASTTYYYVVEAVDAAGNSAASVQASATTLSASSPPPACTTVPAQPNGLAANAASVSSISLAWTADTAPAGCTNTYNVYAATTSGFVPSQANLMASGITSTLYTSTGLAASTTYFYVIEAVDGAGNSAPSAQVKDTTTAAALSEIIAIHSGGPAVSNANGGDASFVADEFYDTGGTSASGAAVTVAGVTNAAPEAVYQTERNGAFSYTIPGLQSGASYTVLLHFAETYFPAVGDRVFSVAINGTTVLSSLDIFQEAGGQNIALVEPFTATANPQGQIVIKYIRGSADQPKSSGVEIRGIPSGCTLLPAAAPTGLTAQATSPSIINLKWQTVTPPPNCPVTYNLYGSTTSGFTPSTSNLIASGLTDLSYSNTGLAASSTYYYVVEAVDVDGASGPSAQVSATTNPANSCISVPTVAPAGFMATAASSSAIGLSWAAITPPANCTNITYNIYGSTGSGFVPSLSNEIAVNLVNPVFFNTILPASSTYYYVVQATDEDGVSSQFSPQISSTTLAPPTQLIATATSPNEIDLTFPASTAPAPVTYNVYRSTTANFTPSGTTLVGTTKSNFYNDAVVTAATTYYYIVQANSPNGRTTVGGPVSATSLVLGNATPFWDASNMPPTAAGAVLVVKFLNRTNGQYPDDQVFWSATINGVTVTNSIAAQPILQLPSGASGRIPIYLGTPGQNENNYSDFLEYTIGLAGNGTTTYFINMDTTRVDNFGIKNAFKLTCGDGTNIAIGEDAGAFAESRASTFQRYLNAVPANFQTLAQVQAPYRIVSPGDGGFDTGGPYVTYYNDWIDQLWAVNGITATPPAIPNGDGLGAFPGLSAAIYRHVGGVAGTFNPNGSLENQGLWGNPSEFYQTEPFSYYGKFLHQIAINGQQYTFPYDDNGGYSSDVSCNSPKTLLVAIGW